One genomic window of Coregonus clupeaformis isolate EN_2021a chromosome 12, ASM2061545v1, whole genome shotgun sequence includes the following:
- the LOC121578491 gene encoding potassium voltage-gated channel subfamily A member 10-like yields the protein MDDIGINMGDPSDSGYPTLPTSEAVPDQNLVTNRVTSPNSSQHHGHQIRPEEFFPSTPPTLTAKGQSSCNSLLSNFKLLMNSEGSPIDSVFSKLVQECCDNEEYMFGEKLGVENWNQKVVINISGMMFETQLKTLSQFPDTLLGDPAKRMYYFDPMKNEYFFDRNRPSFDGILYFYQSGGKIRRPANVPLEIFAKEIVFYKLGREAMEQFREIEGFITEPEPLLPTNEVHKQFWLLFEYPESSSAARSVALVSVFVIVISIFIFCLETLPEFRDDVDFITTFSLGVNGTQELPASVQKDLFTYFTDPFFIVETICIIWFCFELGVRFVVCPSKSDFFHNIMNTIDIVSIFPYFVTMVTELWTTPDEDINSSQNMSLAILRTIRLVRVFRIFKLSRHSKGLQILGQTLKASMRELGLLIFFLFIGVILFSSAIYFAEVDEPHTQFVSIPDGFWWAVVTMTTVGYGDMCPTTLGGKMVGTLCAIAGVLTIALPVPVIVSNFNYFYHRETEQAEKQVIDDAADTAQKASDANKYEYGSTPSLNMSKINSSTQNDKTDM from the coding sequence ATGGATGATATCGGCATCAACATGGGCGACCCCAGTGACTCGGGGTACCCCACTTTACCCACCTCAGAGGCGGTGCCTGATCAAAACCTAGTCACCAATCGTGTGACGTCACCAAATTCGTCACAGCACCATGGGCACCAGATCAGGCCTGAGGAGTTTTTTCCCTCTACACCACCTACACTGACTGCTAAAGGACAATCTAGCTGCAACAGTCTGCTGTCCAACTTCAAACTTCTGATGAACAGTGAGGGCTCGCCGATCGACAGCGTCTTCAGTAAGCTGGTTCAGGAGTGCTGTGACAACGAAGAATACATGTTTGGGGAGAAGCTGGGAGTGGAGAATTGGAATCAGAAAGTGGTCATCAATATTTCAGGCATGATGTTCGAGACACAACTCAAAACTTTATCGCAGTTTCCAGACACCCTGCTAGGAGACCCAGCGAAAAGGATGTACTACTTCGACCCGATGAAGAACGAGTACTTTTTCGACAGGAATCGTCCAAGCTTCGATGGGATCTTGTACTTCTATCAGTCTGGGGGCAAAATTCGAAGACCGGCCAATGTCCCCTTAGAGATTTTCGCAAAAGAGATTGTTTTCTACAAGTTAGGAAGAGAAGCTATGGAACAGTTCCGTGAAATTGAGGGGTTCATAACGGAACCCGAGCCGCTGTTGCCCACCAATGAGGTCCATAAGCAGTTCTGGCTCCTGTTTGAGTATCCGGAGAGCTCCAGTGCAGCTAGGTCAGTGGCCCTGGTGTCTGTCTTCGTCATCGTCATCTCCATCTTCATCTTCTGCCTGGAGACTCTGCCAGAGTTCCGTGATGACGTAGACTTTATCACCACCTTTTCTCTGGGTGTCAATGGAACCCAGGAATTACCTGCTTCAGTCCAAAAAGACTTATTCACCTATTTCACAGACCCCTTTTTCATTGTGGAAACTATCTGCATAATTTGGTTCTGCTTTGAGCTTGGTGTACGCTTTGTGGTCTGTCCCAGCAAAAGTGACTTCTTCCACAACATTATGAACACCATTGACATTGTCTCTATATTCCCCTATTTCGTAACCATGGTGACAGAGCTGTGGACCACGCCAGATGAAGACATCAACTCCAGTCAGAACATGTCACTGGCCATCTTACGCACCATCCGTCTAGTGCGAGTCTTCCGAATCTTCAAGCTCTCGCGACACTCGAAGGGGCTTCAGATCCTGGGCCAGACCCTGAAAGCTAGTATGAGGGAGCTCGGTCTACTGATCTTCTTCCTCTTTATTGGAGTCATACTGTTCTCCAGTGCCATCTACTTTGCTGAGGTGGACGAGCCCCACACACAGTTTGTCAGTATCCCTGACGGGTTCTGGTGGGCTGTGGTGACAATGACCACTGTGGGATACGGGGACATGTGTCCTACTACTTTGGGAGGCAAAATGGTGGGGACTCTCTGCGCCATTGCCGGCGTGTTGACCATTGCCTTACCCGTCCCTGTTATCGTCTCCAACTTTAACTATTTCTACCACCGGGAGACAGAGCAAGCAGAGAAACAAGTGATTGATGATGCGGCAGACACTGCTCAGAAAGCATCCGACGCAAACAAGTATGAGTATGGTAGCACACCCTCTCTAAACATGAGCAAAATCAATAGTAGCACGCAGAATGACAAGACTGACATGTAA